A stretch of Colletotrichum lupini chromosome 2, complete sequence DNA encodes these proteins:
- a CDS encoding FAD linked oxidase domain-containing protein yields the protein MASRSRIQPLLRTAARRQSLLPAGGRRVLRQSTAPAGAAVATTRCITTTAARLADGGGLKEIKLTSAAYPDIKRDIRFAAVTDAHVAYFKDLLGPSGVVDGVSTEAADDLAAFNEDWLRKYRGESRLVVKPASTEEVSKILAYCNEQKLAVVPQGGNTGLVGGSVPVFDEIVINMSRMNKIRSFDDVSGTLVVDAGVILETADSYLADKGYIFPLDLGAKGSCHVGGNVATNAGGLRLLRYGSLHGNVLGLEAVLPDGTVVDDLCTLRKNNTGYDLKQLFIGGEGTIGIITKASVICPQRSKAVNVAFFGLESYEKAQQAFKAAKGQLGEILSAFELMDGRSQDLVHAVRGNKRPLEGDTHPFYCLVETSGSNGDHDYEKLEGFLEHVMSNDIVSDGVLAQDETQLKALWGWREGIPECLGHWGGTYKYDVSIPLKDLYLLVEDTKAKMEEAGLVGDTDEFPAIGVVGYGHMGDSNLHLNVAVRRYDKRIEKVLEPFVYEWIQARNGSISAEHGLGVAKKNFIGYSRNETMVGLMKQIKNLYDPNGIMNPYKYI from the exons ATGGCCTCCAGATCAAGAATCCAGCCGCTGCTCCGGACAGCGGCACGGAGGCAATCCCTCCTGCCCGCCGGTGGGCGGCGCGTTTTGCGGCAATCCACGGCTCCGGCcggcgccgccgtcgccACCACCCGTTGCATCACGACGACGGCCGCGAGACTGGCGGACGGGGGCGGTCTGAAGGAAATCAAGCTCACATCAGCCGCCTACCCGGACATCAAGCGGGACATCCGCTTCGCCGCGGTGACGGACGCCCACGTCGCCTACTTCAAGGACCTCCTCGGCCCCTCTGGCGTCGTCGACGGCGTGTCCACCGAGGCCGCCGACGACCTGGCCGCCTTCAACGAGGACTGGCTGCGCAAGTACCGCGGCGAGTCGCGCCTCGTCGTCAAGCCCGCCTCCACGGAGGAGGTGAGCAAGATCCTGGCCTACTGCAACGAGCAGAAGCTGGCCGTCGTGCCCCAGGGCGGCAACACGGGTCTCGTCGGCGGTTCGGTCCCCGTCTTTGACGAGATCGTCATCAACATGAGCCGCATGAACAAGATCCGCTCCTTTGACGACGTCAGCGGCACCCTCGTCGTCGACGCCGGCGTCATCCTCGAGACCGCGGACAGCTACCTCGCCGACAAGGGCTACATCTTCCCCCTCGACTTGGGAGCCAAGGGCTCCTGCCACGTCGGCGGCAACGTCGCCACCAACGCCGGCGGGCTACGCCTGCTCCGCTACGGCAGCCTGCACGGCAACGTCCTCGGCCTCGAGGCCGTGCTGCCCGACGGCACCGTCGTCGACGACCTGTGCACCCTGCGCAAGAACAACACGGGCTACGACCTCAAGCAGCTCTTCATCGGCGGCGAGGGCACCATCGGCATCATCACCAAGGCCTCCGTCATCTGCCCGCAGCGCTCGAAAGCCGTCAACGTCGCCTTCTTCGGCCTCGAGTCGTACGAAAAGGCCCAGCAGGCCTTCAAGGCCGCAAAGGGACAGCTCGGCGAGATCCTCTCCGCCTTTGAGCTCATGGACGGCCGCAGCCAGGACCTCGTCCATGCCGTGCGCGGGAACAAGCGGCCCCTCGAGGGCGACACCCACCCGTTCTACTGCCTCGTCGAGACGTCCGGCTCCAACGGCGACCACGACTACGAGAAGCTCGAGGGCTTCCTCGAGCACGTGATGTCCAACGACATCGTCTCGGACGGCGTGCTCGCGCAGGACGAGACGCAGCTCAAGGCGCTCTGGGGCTGGCGCGAGGGGATCCCAGAGTGCCTGGGCCACTGGGGCGGCACCTACAAGTACGACGTGTCGATCCCCCTGAAGGACCTCTACCTGCTCGTCGAGGACACAAAGGCCAAGATGGAGGAGGCCGGGCTCGTGGGCGACACGGACGAGTTCCCGGCCATCGGGGTCGTCGGGTACGGCCACATGGGCGACTCGAACCTGCACCTCAACGTCGCCGTGAGGCGGTACGACAAGCGCATCGAAAAGGTCCTCGAGCCGTTCGTGTACGAGTGGATCCAGGCGCGCAACGGCAGCATCAGCGCCGAGCACGGCCTGGGCGTGGCCAAGAAGAACTTCATCGGTTACAGCCGTAACGAGACCATGGTCGGCCTCATGAAGCAGATTAAGAACCTCTATGACCCG AACGGCATCATGAACCCATACAAGTACATCTAA
- a CDS encoding YL1 nuclear protein, with protein MATTANDTKPSSRDESSDSSGSDSEKETPTVDTPTTVEWLATGREKRSTAGNRMKSMLANEEPDSDLELLFAEDDNDEGFSDVDDAGSDVQMDSSSDDEDDQQQGDDLEGEKELEKQAREKKLASRKRKAQEAIPAKFRKKVRIEQTAAPAPRPKKKSERTSWLPSAADMPIRASLRQTTMLSKEQLHQQMKEREAKRLKQVAIMEKKAKKLEASKKPPMTQAERLAEAALVEKRNAKSLNRWEVAEKAREEERLAKLAALNNRTLKGPVVTYWSGIGEWEHHLKHVGRVAEEEKPVRKKREKKEKVDKTKGKEKDQKDGKEEGSASNASEPTLPAPTTETTAEAQSNAKPDAPPAPPTSMDVDQPQQNDASKASSPSTPVPPVPTDPAPIVKTEERPRVMAPPPIPPPPSSSLAMPKPEDKSRIMAPPSIPPPPTFGSMSMAPPPIPPPPKTSVLAAPVLAPPVLAPPLGGIHLAQHTTQPKSNVLAPPNVCQHKSPLSMPAPPPPPSARPPPPPPSLAPLQPSQPIAPPKPPSQPTVDPSRPARPATTPAPAEAPAPEEPPPSEVARNAFILRNFDEERVRDKTVQTQILFGRRMDRLAKPAPRPVCVITAHPARYRDPETGLPYFNAYAYREIQRLRRGEYKWSSLLGAWVGSCTYAARGVPERFLKGGPPRQPKKKEVEKEEAKVPETEAEKGNGAVGEGTEKQEPNDAKTTLPAQEGVVDQPTAKTDAATVPSPLPSAGQAQTQPQTQQPPPPPAQPQAPQPAGQVQPTQDKEVNLAVTESATQPAAASVATVV; from the coding sequence ATGGCTACAACGGCAAACGACACCAAACCTTCATCGCGCGATGAGTCTTCGGACTCGAGCGGCAGCGACAGCGAAAAAGAGACCCCGACAGTCGACACTCCGACCACAGTAGAATGGTTGGCGACCGGTCGAGAAAAGCGGTCTACCGCCGGTAACCGCATGAAGTCGATGCTCGCCAACGAAGAACCCGATTCAGACCTCGAACTGCTTTTTGCCGAAGACGACAACGACGAAGGCTTCAGCGATGTCGACGATGCTGGTTCCGACGTGCAGATGGACTCGTCATCCGACGACGAGGATGACCAGCAGCAGGGAGACGACCTTGAGGGCGAAAAGGAGCTCGAGAAGCAGGCCAGGGAGAAGAAGCTAGCGTCGCGGAAACGCAAGGCCCAGGAAGCTATCCCGGCCAAGTTCAGAAAAAAGGTCCGCATCGAACAGACGGCCGCACCCGCGCCGCGGCCGAAAAAGAAGTCGGAACGGACGAGCTGGCTGCCCTCGGCGGCTGACATGCCTATCCGCGCCTCGCTCCGCCAGACGACGATGCTCAGCAAGGAGCAGCTGCACCAACAGATGAAGGAACGCGAGGCGAAGCGGTTGAAACAGGTGGCCATCATGGAAAAGAAGGCAAAGAAGCTCGAGGCGTCCAAGAAACCGCCCATGACACAGGCGGAACGGTTGGCTGAGGCGGCCCTCGTGGAGAAGCGCAACGCAAAGTCGTTAAACAGATGGGAGGTGGCCGAAAAAGCGCGAGAAGAAGAACGGCTTGCGAAGCTCGCCGCTCTCAACAACCGAACACTCAAGGGCCCTGTGGTGACGTACTGGAGCGGCATTGGTGAGTGGGAGCATCATCTGAAGCACGTTGGCAGGGTCGCCGAGGAAGAGAAGCCCGTTCGGAAGAAgagggagaagaaggaaaagGTGGATAAGACGAAGGGCAAGGAGAAGGACCAGAAAGATGGCAAGGAGGAGGGCTCAGCGTCGAATGCTTCTGAGCCGACGCTGCCTGCACCGACGACAGAGACGACAGCAGAGGCACAGTCGAACGCAAAGCCTGACGCTCCGCCAGCTCCCCCGACGTCAATGGATGTCGACCAACCTCAGCAGAACGATGCTTCAAAGGCATCGTCGCCATCGACACCCGTTCCGCCCGTCCCAACAGACCCTGCACCGATAGTGAAGACGGAAGAGCGCCCCCGTGTGATGGCTCCCCCACCCATTCCTCCACCGCCATCGTCGTCACTCGCCATGCCCAAGCCTGAAGACAAATCCAGGATCATGGCACCACCATCAATACCACCACCGCCGACCTTTGGCTCCATGTCCATGGCTCCTCCCCCTATTCCGCCACCTCCAAAGACATCGGTATTGGCAGCTCCAGTGCTCGCGCCGCCTGTTCTTGCCCCTCCCTTGGGTGGCATCCACCTTGCTCAACACACGACGCAGCCAAAGTCCAATGTTCTGGCGCCTCCGAATGTATGCCAGCACAAGTCTCCTCTATCCATGCCGGCTCCTCCCCCTCCACCATCAGCaagaccgccgccgccgccaccttCACTAGCACCACTCCAGCCGTCACAACCAATCGCTCCGCCGAAGCCTCCATCACAACCGACGGTCGATCCCTCTCGTCCCGCACGGCCTGCGACTACGCCTGCGCCGGCAGAAGCACCGGCGCCTGAGGAGCCTCCCCCGAGCGAGGTTGCTCGCAACGCCTTTATTCTTCGCAACTTTGACGAAGAGCGTGTGCGTGACAAGACTGTACAGACCCAGATTCTCTTTGGACGGCGAATGGACCGCCTTGCAAAGCCAGCGCCCCGGCCAGTATGTGTCATTACCGCCCACCCCGCTCGCTACCGCGACCCCGAGACGGGTTTACCTTATTTCAACGCCTACGCGTACCGCGAAATTCAACGACTCCGCCGCGGCGAGTACAAGTGGAGCAGCCTGCTCGGCGCATGGGTCGGCAGCTGCACATATGCCGCTCGCGGGGTGCCGGAGCGATTCCTCAAGGGAGGTCCGCCAAGACAGccaaagaagaaggaggtgGAAAAGGAGGAGGCTAAGGTTCCAGAGACAGAAGCAGAGAAAGGCAACGGCGCCGTCGGGGAAGGCACCGAGAAGCAGGAACCCAATGATGCCAAGACGACACTACCTGCTCAGGAGGGGGTGGTGGATCAGCCGACAGCCAAGACGGATGCCGCGACGGTGCCCTCACCGTTACCGTCGGCGGGGCAGGCACAGACGCAGCCGCAGACCCagcagccgccgccgccgccagccCAGCCGCAAGCGCCGCAACCAGCAGGCCAAGTTCAACCCACCCAGGACAAGGAAGTGAACTTGGCCGTCACCGAGTCTGCAACACAACCCGCTGCCGCTTCGGTTGCGACCGTTGTCTGA